The genomic region TTTGAACAGAGTCGACATTTCTTTTCGCTTTCACAGGAAGATAAGATGAAACTTGTGTTGAATGAAAGTCATATTCCATATCAGGCTAAAGCGCTTAACCCATCCATGCAGTCACAAGGTTAGAAATTTCCTTTTAGGTTTTGGAAAATAATCTCTCGACAATGTGTAATCTCAATTATGTTAGTTTTAATTTTGATTTGCCCAGGGGATTGGAAGGAAACCAAAAGCTTCTATATTGGTCTCGAATTTTCAGAAACGAGTGGCGACCAAAAAAACAGATTTTACGAACCAGTGGCCCTCAAACGGTATGAGTCGTCCTCATGTCTTCTCTCAATTTTATTTTTAGGTTTATTTAGACCAATTGCAACATTACCTGGATCGATTTGTGTGAAGCTATCAATAAAAAATAAGCCATCGTTGAAGTTTATTCAAACATTGTGCTTTTATTTAGAATATGTATTATTTTTGGTGCTAATAAAACAATTCTATAAAACATCCATCCTTTCAAAAATAATATTATAGTTTAGGGTTCTTTTCTATGCTCTGTATTCTGTCTCTTTATTTTCCATGAGAGAACATTTctaacatatatcaaaatgatttattttGAAGTGATGGTTCTTGATGTAGTTTTGATGTAGTTTTGTTAGGTATTTCAGAGTAGAGTTGGTTACAGGTTTATATTAATTAGTATATCATGAATCTTTGAAGCATTCTTCTCTACAACAACTATTTAGCATTCCTCGTAGCTTGAAAAGGAAGATGCTTGCATAAATTACTAACAGATTTTCTAATATAGCTTCTTCCATTCAACAATGGCTTCACAAGCATCTTCATTACAGGCTATGTTCGACATGAGTATAATGATAAAGCATCGAAAGTCCTCGTACAAATGCAAAGAGGCAATGTTAAACTTAATCGGTTTATATTTTCAAGTGTTCTTGGAGCATGCGTTGGTGTTGCAACTGCGGAAGAGGGAAAATAAATCCATGCAATTATAACAAAAGTAGAATTAGCATATGTAATGTAAAGATTCATTCCATTGCAAGAATAGTTCACACGTTAGAAATAATCTCATGACAAGGTAAGCGTAGTGGAAAATCATCAATTCCGTTTATAGAAAACCATTTATTTTTATTGACTTGCTTGCTGATCAATATGTACAATTGTTTCTTGAACCGTCAAATAGTGTCTCTTTTTTTTTAACCAATTGAATAGGAATATTTAATTCTTTGTGAAAAGTGAAATAATCAAAATCTGCACCAATTGTTGATCAAGTAATATACAAGAATATCTCCTCCCAATAAAATTTCTGCCATTGCATAACTCTTTATATCAATGGAGGAATCTTTGGAGCTGTAGATTTTTCCTTTAAAGAAACGTTTTGTTAGAAGTTACAAATGCATGTGAAGTGGAGAATATCATTTGACAGTTACAAATGCATTAGAAAGTGGAGAATATCAAATGATATCAAACGTATGGAAGTTTAAAAGCTTTTTGATTTCCCTATTTCAAAATGGTAAATTAATTTCAATTTGAATGGAAGTGTAATAGTTTCTGGTGAAGAGTATGAAATATTTAAGTTTAGTGATGTTTGATTTAGCAATGCAACTAGTAAATACGGTATAGGAAGTTAGGTTTGAATTTTAAAAGAGGAAAAATCTCATTATACAGTTTGGTGTGTTTTGCATTGTCTTGTTACAAAGTTTGGCATGTTTCCCATAATAATGGAATTGGAGGTGTTGTTACAAAGATATGATATGATGTGTTTATTAGTTGAAATTTTTTTGAAGTATAATAAAAATGAAGTTTAGATTAAAAAAGTAAGGAAAaacttttaattttcaatttagaaagatgaaaaataattttaatatttctaaattttaaattttaattctaaaAATCAAAGTTACATGCATACACAAATagttcaaaaataatatataaatttctATTTGTAATTAGAaagatcaaaaataatttttaagtttctaaattttaaactttctaaattcaaaaaagtaaaattaatatacaaacaattcaaaaataatatataatttctaatatatataaaatatttattattaaaagtatTTTCTAATTTATCATAGAAATAATTTTTTCTAAGGAAAAATTTTAATTGTCAATttagaaagatgaaaaagaatttctatgtttataaattttaaacataaattaagaaaatcaaaattatgtgcatatacaaatagttgaaaaataataaataattttttattttcaatttaggaaagatcaaaaagaatttttatgtttctaaatgttcaatgtttctaaattcaaaaatcaaagttACATTCATACAAAAATATTTATATCCTATTTATCTCTAAgttgatttttaaaatttatttgtattaaaaaaaattcaattagttCCATTAAAATAGTTttatataaattttgatttaaaattcttttaaataTAGAAGAttaaaagaatgaaaaatataatataatttttaatatatattttaattattattaaatgtttctaattattctataattattaaaattaataaaataaatagttcTTCTAACAAAATAATTAGTTTTTAACTTGAAAATAACTTTAAACATAGAATGTATGCTCAAAATACAACTATTTTTCGTTTTAAAGAAGTATTTgaccatttttttccttttcaaTAAACTCCCAAATCCAACCAAACCAAACTTGAACCCTAATTTATGACCTTAACCCTAATCATCAACCTAATTGAATTGTAACCTTTCTTAAACCCTAATGTTAACACTAGCCATAAACCTAATTTTAAAACTAAACCTAATCATAAATCTAATGTTGAACCTTAaccctgaccctaaccctaatcatgatataAACCCAAACCATATCCATAATTTTAACCATAGctccaaaccctaatcataatcacaATCTTAACCTTAACTCCAAACAAGATGATCTTAACTATagccctaaccataatcttaagtCATAAaaataaccatgatgtaaatcctaacctatTCCTCACCATAATCTTAACCTTAACTCCAAACAAGATGATCTTAACTATatccctagccataatcctaagtCATAaaactaaccatgatgtaaatcctatccctatccctaaatcctaactataatcctaaccctaagcctaaaccctatccccaaccctaaccctaaccctagccacaatctaaatgacaaccctaaacccttagcctaaccataatcctaaacctaactgtaaccccaaccatgatgtaaaccataactatAACCATAATTCTAGCCATAATCATACACCCTAACCCCAATCAtaatcccaaccctaaccctaatcctaatcctatcttaaccataaccataaaccctaacccaaacaataaaccttagtcctaaccctaatgctaaccatgatGTACAACCTAACtataaccataacactaaaccccAAACTTAATCCTAATCATGATGTAAACTTAACCCTATCCATatgccaaaccctaatcctaaccataaccttgaTCTTTAACAATAGCAATAATCCTTAGgcctaaccctaaaacctaaaccataaccctaaccctatctctaaatctaaaccctaaccttaaGAATGAtgcaatcctaaccctaatcatatccctaactataatcctaagacctaaccctagccataatcataACCCTGACCTTGATACTAACACTAATCATCAACCTAATTGAATTCTAATCTTTCTTGAACTCTAATCCTAACaccaatcataaccctaaccctaaccctaaacctaatcatcATTTTGAtgctaaaccttaaccctaaccctaatcatgatataAACCAAAACCATATCCATAATCtttaccataaccctaaaccctaatcctaaccctaatcctaaccttaaccccaaaCAAGATGATCCTAACTATAGCCCTAGCCATAATGGTAAGCCAtaaacctaaccatgatgtaaatcataaccctaatcataaccctaaccctaaacctaaccctatccctaaaccctaaccataatcctaaccctaagccttaaccctaaccctaaccctagccacaaTCTAAATGACAATCCTAATTCcttagcctaaccataatcttaaccctaactataaccccaaccatgatgtaacccataactataaccataatcctacaccctaaccctaataataaaacctaaccctaatcttaatcctAGCCtaaccaaaaccctaaaccctaaccctaacaataaacctcagtcctaaccctaacactaaccatgatgtacAAACTAACTATAGccataaacctaaccataacacaaccccaaacctaaccctaatcatgacgTAAACTTAACCCTATCCATAtgcctaattctaatcctaaccctaGCTTAACCATAACCCTGAACTCTAACTTTAGCAATAATATTTAGGCCTAACCCTGAAACCTAAACCATAATCATAACCCCATCtcctaaacctaaaccctaaccttaaccatgatataaacctaaccctaaccatatcccTAACCACAATCCTTAGACCTAATCCTAGCCATAATCATAACCCTGACCCTAATACTAAGACTAACTCTAACcaagatgtaaaccctaaccataatcctaaccctaacacaaACCCTTACCATGATGTAAATACTAATCTTAACCATAATGCTAAGCCCTAAACCTAACCGTAATTCTAATcccaaccctaaccatgatgtaaatcctaactctaatcctaaaccTAGCCCTAACTATTATGTAAACCTAACCATAAtgtcataaccctaaccctaacctaaccatgtgatatcaatcctaaccctagccataatcctaaccatgacCTTAAATCATAAGCATAACTATAGTGTTAACcgtaaccccaaccatgatgtaaatcctaactctaacctttaACCCTatcccctaaaccctaaaccctaaaccctaaaccttaaaccctaaacctaacataaaccatgacactaaaccctaaccctagccctaactaATGTAAACCTAAGCATAATGTTAATcgtaaccctaacctaaccatgatATCAAtgctaaccctagccataatcccaaccataaccctaattcataagcataactataatcttaaccctaaacccaaccatgatgtaaatctaaACTCTAACCTTTAACCCTATcccctaaaacctaaaccctaaaccctaaccctaatcctaacctaaccataacgttaaaccctaaccctaacaataaacctTAGTCATAACCCTAACACTATACATGATGTACAACCTAattataaccataatcctaaccataatgctaaaccctaaccttaacactaatcatgaagtaaacctaaccctaaccatatgtctaaccctaatcctaaccctaaccaaaccATTACCTCTAACACTAAGGTCCTAGAAATAATAATTAGGCCTAACCTACAACCTAAATTCCATAACCCTGGCCCTATTtataaacctaaaccctaaccttatgcatgatgtaaacctaaccctaaccataatcctaagacctaaccctaaccataatcataacctcGACCCTTatactaactctaaccctaaccatgatgtaaaccctaaccaaaATCCTAACCCTAACGGAAACCATGAAAGTAAACCCTAACCTCAACCCTtaccctaaatcctaaccctaaccacaacGCTAACTCTCAACCTAAATGTAACTCaaaccttaaacctaaccctaatcctaaccatgatgtaaaccctaaccacaATTCAAGTCCTAACCCCAATCCTTAACATAAACCATATCCATAACCATAACTCTTACTCTAACCCTACCATAATGTAAATagtaaccctaaccataatgttaagccctaaccctaaccataatttaaatttgaaactcaaccatgatgtaaatcctaactctAGCCCTGATTATTATGTAAACCTAATCATAAtgttaaccttaaccctaacctaaccatgatATCaatcctaaccctagccataattctGACAATAACCCTAAATCGTAAGCGTaactataatcttaaccctaaccctaaccccaaccatgatgtaaattcTAACTCTAACctttaaccctatccctaaccctagccctaaccatgaTTTAAACCCTAACCTtatccctaaccatgatgtaaaccctaaccctagccataaccctaaatcctaagcctaaccataatcctaaccctagctTGAACTctctaaccccaaccctaaccatgatgtatatcctaaccctaaccgtaaccctatctttaaccatgatataaatgctaaccctagccataatcctaacaataaccctaaaccctaatcctaaccataatcataaccctaacaccaaccaaccatgatgtaaactatAACCCTAATCACAATTCTAACCTTAACCTGACtataaccataacactaaaccctaaccctaacaataatccttagacATACCTTAACACTAACCATTACCCAAAAATTATctataacctaaccctaacaatgatgtagaccataaccctaaccataatcctaaccctaaaccgtAAGCCATGTCTAAGCCTAATAATACAATAGTATAGTTATATATTAACTTAGTTAATATCTTCCATATTGTGTTGTGActactactagcttatatatattaatattatatatataatatgcattgagagatatccttcttgaggcacctatttttaatatttttcaccCTAAACTCTAATAATAAACCGCAACcttaaccataaacttaaccctaacaagttaaaccctaaccattatcataaccctaaccctaaccctaacaatgatgtaaaccttaaccttagctactaaccttaaccctaatagtaaaccctATCccgaaccttaaccctaaccctaactctacattaaataatcataagtcaaatcataatcctaaccataccctACCCCCAGTTTTaattatccctaaccctaaccctgatttgatataaactctaaacataattgtaacactaacaataaaccctatccgtaaccataaacttaaccctaatactaaaccctaaccataaccctaatcctaaatttgatataaactctaaacataattgtaacactaacaataaaccctaaccctaaccatgatataaaccatatccattatcataacattaaccttacaacctaaccctaatcataaccctaaccctaactatgatgtaaaccTTAGCCTTTCCCATAatagtaaccttaaccctaaccctaacaataatcctcatAGTAATCCTAAATcccaaccctaaccataattctaaacctaaaccaaaccctaaccttgatgtgaACCCATATTGtagccctaacaatgatgtaaaccttaactctaaccataatactaaccttaaccttaaccctatccataaccataatactaaccaTTAAATATTGTTTTATACTAGATCATTAAATAAAGTCtaatatatatcttacattttagtataTGCTTTAATCTTGCAACACGTATATTTATTAAATATAGTCTAACtggatatataaaatttcatatctccacataataatataataatattataatactataaaataattcaattcaagaaaatgatactatataattatatattgcatttattttatgttttccctGTGGCGCTGCAcgactgccactagcatatataccttaaattttaatttaatctatataagataagctgagagatatccttctcgaggcacctatttgactttagcattttaaatagattaaaaataggtgcctcgacaaggatatctcttggcgtatcttatatagattaaattaaaatttaaggtatatatgctagttgtAGTTCAATTGATAAATAGagcctaatattttttttttctatgagAAGGTACCTCGATAGTCAAATTTttaataaaagacaaattacactATAGTTCTGACATTAATCTAGATATTatatacataattttttaaatGTAAATATTTATCATGTAAAAGTGTGAAGGGGATTTTTTAAAGATAATGATAATAtccttattaatattttttatttaatcatcTTGTCTGTTATGGTTTCTTCCATATAATTATGCAACACACTTCACTTTAAAAATATTTAAGAAATTTATAGTGTTCACTAAAGTTACATAAATTTTTACACTTGTTCAAATTTTGTTGCATAAAGACTAGTTTCTGCTATTTATTTTATGGCTTTACTATTTTTCTTCCCACAAAATTAATACAATCTTTTTCAATGATCCATTTGTAGAGAatattattcaatcattttaatggGGATAAAATATTTGTACCCTAGTGAAATTTATGTTGTTATCATCCATCTAACCATTAAGATTGATTTTATCATAGGTCAATTGACACATAGGACTTAGTATCATAATTTTTGGTTATGAGAAGGTACCATGATATCGAAAATTTAATAAAAGTGGGCCTACTATAGTTATGATTTTTGTTAGGATAAGGTAATATTAACTTTACAAATCATATGCCATTCATTTGTTTCCATGATTCTTGGAAAGTGTTCCCTAGGACATgagagaaaaatatttaatatttgtactttatggCTAATTGTAATTTCATTTTCAATAGGTGAACACATAATGGTGATAAGGATAAGTCAAAAAGATTTATAtcatatttcaaaaaatatttgagtaGATTGATTAGAGAAGTTTTTGAGGAAGACAAAGACTTTGTTGTGATTGAGGTTAGAGAGGTTGGTGCCTCCTATCAAAACAGAATTGTGTCTCTTGTTGAGTTGGTTCTTAATGGTGAGGATTGGTGTCTCAATGAGTTGGTGCCTATGAGTCATCAAGAGAGAATTGGTGTCTCTTATGGGTTGGCGCCTACAAAATTTGTAA from Cryptomeria japonica chromosome 3, Sugi_1.0, whole genome shotgun sequence harbors:
- the LOC131874462 gene encoding uncharacterized protein LOC131874462 — encoded protein: MKLVLNESHIPYQAKALNPSMQSQGDWKETKSFYIGLEFSETSGDQKNRFYEPVALKRFFHSTMASQASSLQAMFDMSIMIKHRKSSYKCKEAMLNLIGLYFQVFLEHALVLQLRKRENKSMQL